The genomic stretch TGTCTCAATGCGCGTTGCTCCGTAGAGGCGATCGACTTCTGCTGTCAGGGGAGCTGCTCCAACCGGTGCTTGACCTAATAGCCAAAGACTAAAGGAAGCGGCGAGGAGAGCGCTCCATCTTTTCGGTGGTAACCACACGGAAAACCCTCCTTGATCATTATTAACCATAGTTACAGTTGGTGGTTTAGATAACACCTGGTTCATTAGGTACTTTTGGTACTTTTGGTACTTTTGGTACTTTTGGTACTTTTGGTACTTTTGGTACTTTGCATGTTTCGACGAGAGATTACTGAATCCTTTTGGGAATCTTGACCATCTACTAGGCAAGTAGTAGTCATGTCAGCCTCTTTGCGGTTGCTGAGAACTGCAAGTCCTTATATAGTAATAGACTAACTAGGGTCCACTTTTCTTCCTCTTAGATATGTTAAAAATTTATTAACTCTTGCTCTTCCTATTTTTTTGTAAAGGGATTCTTTGCTTTTTAGCGAAGTATTCGCAGAGACGACAGAGAACTGTCCGTTAAATGTAGATTCGTGTCAGATTTCATTGACTGTAGTAGTCTAAAATCAAGGGTGCTTCCTAGTTATGTTCTTATGTAAAGTACGTATGTAGGGGCGACCTAAGTGTCGGTCATCCTAGTATTGAAGTGTAACGAAAAAGGAGAGAAAAATGAAAAGAACTACAAAAACCGCCGTCGTGGTTTTGACAGCATTCACCCTTTTATTCACAAGCCCAATGATGATGCCTTTGGCACCTCAAGCGGTTCAGGCGGAAACTTCCATAACTCAACCTTTGCGCTTAGCGGGGACCTCTCGCTACGATACGGCGATCCAAGTTTCCCAAGGGGGATGGAATTACGCTGAGTCCGTTGTTTTGGCTCGTGGGGATGATTTCCCCGATGCTTTGGCCGGTGTGGTGCTGACCAAGAGCGTGAATGCTCCCTTGCTATTAACAGAAACTAAACAGCTAACCACTGGAGTATTAGATGAGATACAGCGCTTAGGGGCATCGACAGTTTACATCTTAGGGAGCCGGGGGGCTGTCTCTGAAGAAGTGGAAAATGCTCTGATTAATGAAGGATTGCAAGTGGAGCGTCTCGAAGGGACGGACCGTTATATTACAGCCAGTGAAATCGCTAAGGTTGCTGTGCCCCAGACTGAAAAGGCCTTCCTGGCTTTGGGCACGGATTTCCCCGATGCTTTAAGCATCTCCTCTTATGCTGCTGCTCAAGGAATTCCTCTACTTTTGACCGAGAAGAAAAAGGTCCCTGAGGTGACATTGGAAACCTTGCAAAGCTTAGGAGTCAAAGAAGTGACCCTAATCGGGGGTGAAGGGGTTATTCTTCCCGAGGTAAAAGTTCAGTTGGAAGAATTGGGCTTTGGGGTGGATCGTTTAGCCGGAACCGATCGCTATGGAACGAATCTGGAAATCCTCAATGGGTTAAGCTTTAATAATGAAGCTATTTATGTCGCTACGGGCACAAAGTTTCCGGATGCCTTGGCCGGAGCTGCCTTAGCCGCTAAGAACAATAACCCGATTGTTTTGGTCCCGCAAAAGGATCTTAAGGAAGAAAGCCTAGATTATCTGGGAGCACGCCGAGGGGATGGATCGCACTTTACCCTGCTGGGTGGCTGGGGAGTGATTAGCTACGGTATGGAAAGCATTATTCGCACGGGGAATCTGCATCCCAAGATTTCCCTGCAATACTGGGATGGTTATGCCAAATACGAAACCTATCTCAATCAACTCTCGATGATCCCTAATCAAGCTACGGATTATGTGGACTATGTCTCCCCCAACTGGCGCTCCTCCATCGGTGCGGATGGAACCTTGAAGCTGGTTTGGGAGGAAGGCTCCAGCAATTATCGTCAGCTCACCAATATGGCTCATGGCCTAGGGATGAAGGTTCTGCCTCTGATCAATGGTAGCGGCGCCACCATCAATACTCTGCTGAAGAGTCCCGCAGCTCAAGAAAAATTGATTGCCGAGATTGTGAAATTGCTTAATGATACCCGTTCTGATGGGGTGATCATCGATTTTGAGACACCTTTAGATTATGGTGATGCTAAGGACCCTTATGATGGGGTGAGAAATGACTTAACTCGCTTTATGGAATCGCTTTACGCCGAGTTAAAGCCCATGAATAAAATTGTAGTAATGACTGTGATGCCGCGGATGTCCTCCAGTCAATATTGGCTGGATGCCTTCGATTATGAAGCACTCTCTCATACTGTGGATTATATGCATGTCATGACCTACGACCATCATTACCGAACCTCCGCCCCGGGGGCGATCGCTCCTTATCCATGGATCAAACAGGTTCTTACCTATGTAAAAGATCAAGGGGTGGATATGAGCAAGGTCATGATGGGACTGCCCTACTACGGACGGGATTGGGTGGTCACCGGGAAGGATACGAACGGCAATCCCACTTATAATTCCACCGCTTTTGGCTATTCTAAGGCCTTGGAGATTGCGGATGCTTATGGTGCGGAGATCACTTACTCCAAGGACAATGATAAAGACCCTGTCGGTACCCCAACCTTTAAGTATACGGACGATAAGGGTGTCGAGCATACGGTGTTTTTCGATGATTTCACCAGTTGGAATGCCAAGCTGGGGGTCATCAATGAGTTTGGCCTAGCCGGTGTCGGTCCTTGGGCCATGGGCTGGGTGGATGAAGAAACTGCTGAAGGTCTCTATCCTCTGCTCAATCAGCATCTACGGTAGAACCCATCGCATGAAAAAGGGAGTGTTGTCTACTACTTATATAGTAGATAACGCTCCCTTTAGTAACTAGCTTTTATATACCTCTCTTCTATGGCCGATACTCACTATTAATAGGGTGATTTTACTATCCTGTATCTCAGCAAGCAAACGATAATCGCCCACCCGATAACTCCATCTACTGTCTAAATTGCCCTTAAGCGCTTTGCCGTGGAGACGGGGATTCTCGCACCCCTCCAAATTCTTGCGTATCCAAGCCAGAATAAGAAGGGCCGTCGGTCTATCCATATTTTTTATTTCCTTTTTGGCTCCTTCAGTAAGGACGACGTGATACATCAGCTTAAACCCAGTTCCTTTTCAACTTCCTCTAGCGAGTAAGTCACGGGATTTTTACGATATTCGGCCATTGCTTTTTCATATACTTCAAGATCATATTCATCTTCGATCTGCTCAAGGATTGCTTTCCTCATAACATCAGATACGCTTTGTTTTTTTAATGTTGCATAACTCTTAATGAGTTCTGCTTCTGCAGGACTCAGTCGAATAGAAATCGTCATTAGGCAAACCACCTTTCGTTTGCAATACTCTATTGAAATACATTGTATTGCAGGACCCTGTCTTTTGTCAACCACGCGAACAGCAATTTATCAAGCAGTATCCTTCGCCCGCACACAGGAAGATGCTATGCTACTTTTTTAGACAGAAACCCTAGGACGGTCCTTGAAAAGTGACCTTATTCGTTGTACCCTTAAGTGTAGAATTTTGTCCCATTTAACCGAACTAATTATAAAGCACTATGTTATGATGAAAGGACGAATCGACTATGTCTATTCCATTGTTAGATTTGAAAGCCCAATATCTTGCGATTAAAGAGGAAATTGACCAGGCCGTCTTAGGGGTTCTGGATTCAAGTAAATTTATTTTTGGCCCTGAGATGAAAACCTTTGAAGAGGAAATTGCCGCCTACTGCGGTACGAAACACGCTGTTGCTGTGGGCAATGGTACGGATGCTTTAGTCATTGCTTTAAAGGCTTGCGGAATTGGCCCAGGGGATGAAGTGATCACCAGTCCCTTTACATTTTTTGCTTCTGCGGAGAGCATTGCCCAAGTAGGGGCAACCCCGGTGTTTGTGGAGATTGATCCTCAGACCCTGAATATGGACGTGGCCAAGCTGGAAGCGAAGATCACGGCTAAGACCAAAGGGATTATTCCAGTACATATTTTTGGCCAAATGGCGGATATGGATCCGATCTTAGGGCTGGCGCAAAAGTACAATTTAAAAGTGATTGAGGATGCAGCTCAAGCTATAGGGGCAGAATATAAAGGGCATAAAGCTGGCTCTATGGGAGATGCGGGGACCTTTAGCTTTTTCCCGACCAAGAATCTGGGCGGATATGGGGACGGCGGGATGATCGTCACCAATGATGATGCTTTGGCAGAAGAAGCTCGCGTCCTGCGTTTCCACGGTTGTAAGACGAAGTATTATCATGATGAGATTGGCTATAACAGCCGTCTTGATGAGCTGCAAGCGGCGATTCTGCGGGTGAAGCTGCGCTATATAGATGAGTGGAATCAAGGACGGGCTCATAAGGCCGCTGTCTACGATCAACTCTTAGCTCCTTTGGCTGCCGAGGGGAAGGTTATTTTACCTTATCAAGAGGCTGAGCTGAAGCATGTGTTCCATCTTTATGTGCTGAGAACCGCTGAACGGGAAAAGCTAATGGCAGCTTTGACAGCCAAGGGTATCGCTAACGCCATCTATTATCCGGTTCCTCTACACCTGCAAAAAGCCTTTGCGGATCTCGGCTATCAGGTAGGGGACTTCCCGCTGGCTGAAGAAGCTTGTACTCAAGCTTTGGCCATCCCTTGCTATCCCGAATTAACGGATAGTCAGCTACATGAGATTGCTCAAGTCATCCTTGAGGTTTTGGGTTAGTCCGGTATTGAATAGGGTACTGAGGAGGAATTTATGTTTTGGAATAATGGACTGACTAAAGGTAACGATAGCCGTTTAATCCTTTTGCTTCTGGTGATGCTTTCGGCCATGCTGCTTCCTTCCTTTGAAATCCACCCAACGCTCCCGAACATCCGGGTCGATGAGTTGCTTTTATTCGGAGTATTTGGTCTGAATATCTTGGCTTTTATTTTTAAAGGCTTTCGCTTTTCGCCAAATGCCCGGGAAGAGCTGCGTCTTCAGAATAAGGCCCTAAGGCGAATTGTTCTCATTTTTGGCTGCTTGGTCCTTTCCTATGCTATTTCAAACTTTTACGGGGTTGTCATTCTCGGAGCCGGAGCATACGGTTTACGGGATGTTATGGAGCTAGTGACGTTTTTTAAGTACTTTCTCGTGGTTACCTTAGTCCTCTCCATCAACTTACGGGATGCTGAGTTTGCTGTCCTAAGCTATACCTTCTTGGGGGCTTTATCCTTCTTGATTCTTTTCAGTTTTGCGCAAAGTCTTAACCTGTTTAATCTGAACACTTGGTTCTCGCCCTTTTTCAACCCGAACCACTGGGAAACCATGATTCTCGGCAACCCAGCGCGGGTCTTGGGAACCTTTGATAACCCCAATGTGTTCGGAACGTTTACCGTCATGACTTTAGCTTTCTTGGTGGCCCGTTACTATTTTGTGGAATCGAAGATTTACTTCCCCTTACTTCTGCTGATTCTGATCGGGTTGGTTATTAAGGTCGAGTATTTGACCATTTCCCGCACGGCCTTAGCAGGGATCGGGATTGTTTTGATGATCTTAAGCATTTGGGCTTTCTTCTATTATAGGAGAAGCAAAGGAATCTTACTGAGGATAGGAGCCTTGTTCCTCGTGACCATGGTGCTTTTTGCCACGGCCTCTGATGGTTTCTTCGTCCGCTTAACGGACGGCTTCAACTTCTCCACAAGCAACTCCTTCATCGGCCACGTGGAGCGTCTGGGGGCCGCTGTCGGTTCTATATGGCAATCTCCGGTTTTCGGCTGGGGTACCCAAAAGTATGCCATGACCACCGTGGTGGATAATGAGTATGCTCTTTTCACCCGTCGTTATGGGTTTGTGGGGCTGGCCGTTTATCTGTGGTTCTTCATTCAACCTTGGCTGTTGGGCTTGAAACGCTATCGTGCCGAGGCGGCAGGTCGGATGAAGGAGTATTTCGATGTAAAGACTTGGATTGGTATGGGGTATATGGCTCTTTTGCCGGCAGTTTTCCTCTATAATTTTATGGCTGGGGTGTTCTATAACCTTCAGCTAATGACCATCTTCTGCATTATAATCGGCTTGGTGTATAACACTGCGAGGGATGACTATTGAAAATCTGCGTTTTAACCTCGGCCCATCCACCATTGGATGCCCGCATCTTTTATAAGGAAGCCTGCTCTTTACGAAGGGCAGGCTATGATGTCGTACTCATCGCCCCATATCCCCGACAGAGGCAGGGAGGCGACAGTTCTTGCGAAACGGGGTCATGCGAAAAGGGGTCAGGTCCCAGTTCTCAGGGTCCCAATTCTCACGAGGCTGGGGTGTCCGAAACGAGAAGGTCGGGCGCGGCGGGGTACCCGCAGGAAGAAATCGTAGAAGGAATTCGGATTCGCTATGTTCCCCCTTTCGCCTCGAGGCTCCAGCGGGTTCGCAATTTGCGGGCCATCTATCACGCCGCTGTGGAGGAACAGGCCGACCTATATCATTTTCATGATCCTGATCTGATCTGGACGGGATTAACCCTCCAGAAAAAACTGGGCAAGCCGGTGATCTATGATGTCCATGAGTATTATGCCGACAGCCTGAAGACACGGTATTGGCTACCCGCACCCTTGCGCAAAACAGCCGCAGCTGTATTCGAACGACTGGAGAAAGGTGCCGCGAGCCGCTTTGCCGGAATCATGACGGTAAACCACCACATGGAGGGTTTATTTAAGCAGTATAATCCGGTGGGGGCCAGCTTGTTTAACTTTCCTCTGCAAGAGCAGTTCCAGTTTGAACGACCGAGTTCGAAGTTCGGCGCAAAGTGCGAACTGGGGACAGGTCCCAGTTTTCAAGAAATCTCTGAGGAAGTCACTGAAGGGGCCGATGAGGAAGCTCAGGAAAGCTTTGATAGCTCTGACTGCTCTGGCGTCCCCGTGGGCACTGTTGCCCCAGTTATATTGTACCTAGGGGGAATCAATCGGGAACGGGGCTTAGAGGTCATTCTAGAGGCTATGCCCCTCGTGCGCGAGAAGCATCCCGATGCGGTGTGTAAGCTAGTCGGCCCCTTGGAGCTGGGAGGAATCTCTGAGAAATATCT from Desulfitobacterium dichloroeliminans LMG P-21439 encodes the following:
- a CDS encoding O-antigen ligase family protein, encoding MFWNNGLTKGNDSRLILLLLVMLSAMLLPSFEIHPTLPNIRVDELLLFGVFGLNILAFIFKGFRFSPNAREELRLQNKALRRIVLIFGCLVLSYAISNFYGVVILGAGAYGLRDVMELVTFFKYFLVVTLVLSINLRDAEFAVLSYTFLGALSFLILFSFAQSLNLFNLNTWFSPFFNPNHWETMILGNPARVLGTFDNPNVFGTFTVMTLAFLVARYYFVESKIYFPLLLLILIGLVIKVEYLTISRTALAGIGIVLMILSIWAFFYYRRSKGILLRIGALFLVTMVLFATASDGFFVRLTDGFNFSTSNSFIGHVERLGAAVGSIWQSPVFGWGTQKYAMTTVVDNEYALFTRRYGFVGLAVYLWFFIQPWLLGLKRYRAEAAGRMKEYFDVKTWIGMGYMALLPAVFLYNFMAGVFYNLQLMTIFCIIIGLVYNTARDDY
- a CDS encoding DegT/DnrJ/EryC1/StrS family aminotransferase gives rise to the protein MSIPLLDLKAQYLAIKEEIDQAVLGVLDSSKFIFGPEMKTFEEEIAAYCGTKHAVAVGNGTDALVIALKACGIGPGDEVITSPFTFFASAESIAQVGATPVFVEIDPQTLNMDVAKLEAKITAKTKGIIPVHIFGQMADMDPILGLAQKYNLKVIEDAAQAIGAEYKGHKAGSMGDAGTFSFFPTKNLGGYGDGGMIVTNDDALAEEARVLRFHGCKTKYYHDEIGYNSRLDELQAAILRVKLRYIDEWNQGRAHKAAVYDQLLAPLAAEGKVILPYQEAELKHVFHLYVLRTAEREKLMAALTAKGIANAIYYPVPLHLQKAFADLGYQVGDFPLAEEACTQALAIPCYPELTDSQLHEIAQVILEVLG
- a CDS encoding cell wall-binding repeat-containing protein, with translation MKRTTKTAVVVLTAFTLLFTSPMMMPLAPQAVQAETSITQPLRLAGTSRYDTAIQVSQGGWNYAESVVLARGDDFPDALAGVVLTKSVNAPLLLTETKQLTTGVLDEIQRLGASTVYILGSRGAVSEEVENALINEGLQVERLEGTDRYITASEIAKVAVPQTEKAFLALGTDFPDALSISSYAAAQGIPLLLTEKKKVPEVTLETLQSLGVKEVTLIGGEGVILPEVKVQLEELGFGVDRLAGTDRYGTNLEILNGLSFNNEAIYVATGTKFPDALAGAALAAKNNNPIVLVPQKDLKEESLDYLGARRGDGSHFTLLGGWGVISYGMESIIRTGNLHPKISLQYWDGYAKYETYLNQLSMIPNQATDYVDYVSPNWRSSIGADGTLKLVWEEGSSNYRQLTNMAHGLGMKVLPLINGSGATINTLLKSPAAQEKLIAEIVKLLNDTRSDGVIIDFETPLDYGDAKDPYDGVRNDLTRFMESLYAELKPMNKIVVMTVMPRMSSSQYWLDAFDYEALSHTVDYMHVMTYDHHYRTSAPGAIAPYPWIKQVLTYVKDQGVDMSKVMMGLPYYGRDWVVTGKDTNGNPTYNSTAFGYSKALEIADAYGAEITYSKDNDKDPVGTPTFKYTDDKGVEHTVFFDDFTSWNAKLGVINEFGLAGVGPWAMGWVDEETAEGLYPLLNQHLR
- a CDS encoding type II toxin-antitoxin system RelE family toxin, giving the protein MYHVVLTEGAKKEIKNMDRPTALLILAWIRKNLEGCENPRLHGKALKGNLDSRWSYRVGDYRLLAEIQDSKITLLIVSIGHRREVYKS
- a CDS encoding glycosyltransferase family 4 protein, with translation MKICVLTSAHPPLDARIFYKEACSLRRAGYDVVLIAPYPRQRQGGDSSCETGSCEKGSGPSSQGPNSHEAGVSETRRSGAAGYPQEEIVEGIRIRYVPPFASRLQRVRNLRAIYHAAVEEQADLYHFHDPDLIWTGLTLQKKLGKPVIYDVHEYYADSLKTRYWLPAPLRKTAAAVFERLEKGAASRFAGIMTVNHHMEGLFKQYNPVGASLFNFPLQEQFQFERPSSKFGAKCELGTGPSFQEISEEVTEGADEEAQESFDSSDCSGVPVGTVAPVILYLGGINRERGLEVILEAMPLVREKHPDAVCKLVGPLELGGISEKYLPMENWLEKGNIQVLGKVPYSQVPAILRDSHIALVPLLPTLNYTKAIPVKLIEYMAAGLPVVGSRFGYIEQILREDECGSLAEPGEPQSLAQEICTLIENPAQALKYAQNGWDAFHEKYSWESEEKKLLAVYEQVLGGQ
- the relB gene encoding type II toxin-antitoxin system RelB family antitoxin; translation: MTISIRLSPAEAELIKSYATLKKQSVSDVMRKAILEQIEDEYDLEVYEKAMAEYRKNPVTYSLEEVEKELGLS